One genomic window of Parasteatoda tepidariorum isolate YZ-2023 chromosome 9, CAS_Ptep_4.0, whole genome shotgun sequence includes the following:
- the LOC107445886 gene encoding uncharacterized protein, with product MTRKTKVMHGGIWAIFLLPVAFCLRIINYHIPYSYPVNHDVSMMCEYDLEGDALYAIKWFHENQEFYRFCPEEIPSTMFFPTNDIRLDISRTTNTSVVLKRLKRTNAGKYRCEVSADAPHFKTASVESFLIVGDFFNGQEMTVFTFSTLFLLPTILYMIK from the exons ATGACACGTAAAACAAAG GTTATGCATGGAGGAATTTGGGCTATCTTCCTTTTACCAG TTGCTTTTTGTCTGAGAATCATTAACTATCACATACCATATAGTTATCCAGTGAATCACGACGTTTCAATGATGTGTGAGTATGATTTAGAAGGAGATGCTTTGTATGCCATTAAATGGTTTCACGAAAATCAAGAATTCTACAGGTTTTGCCCAGAAGAGATACCTAGCACGATGTTCTTTCCAACCAATGATATTAGACTAGAT atCAGCCGCACAACGAACACATCTGTTGTTTTGAAGCGACTCAAACGAACAAATGCCGGCAAATATCGATGTGAAGTGTCGGCCGACGCACCTCATTTCAAGACTGCATCCGTTGAATCGTTTTTGATTGTTGGAG atttttttaatggacaAGAGATGACAGTTTTCACGTTCTCTACACTCTTTCTATTACCTACTATactttatatgataaaataa